TCATCCCACTAGGGTAAATGTCAATCAAATCTTGTTCTTTTAAGAATGTTACTTCGCTTCGTAACACACGCTCTGTTAGCCCAAGGCTTACAGCTAAGTTTCTGCGGCCAATCGGCTGCATTAAACGTATGTATTGCAAGATTTGATAGCGCTTTTGCATAACTGAGAGAAGTTCAGGTAATAATTTTCGTTGTACTTCTATTAAAGAACGCATGTTAAAATCCCCTTAAGGCATAAACTCGCTGGACATATTTTGTCCCATATAGACATATTATGTCCCACCTTGCGCAAAAAAATTCACCCTGCTACAAAATCTATTCTAACAGGAGTGAATCCTTTATTCAACTCATGTGTTGCCTATTTTTAAAAGTAAGCGTTTTCTTAATGGGATACCTGTTATTTTTCCATATTCCACTTCTTCTCCATCCATTTCTACTACAGGAATCGCAAGGTGATACTTTTCCAGCCACTCATCGTTTTTGTAAATATCTCGTTCCATAAGCTGAAAGGGAAACTCAGACTGCATCTCTGCAAGCAGCTTCTTTGCATCATCGCATAAATGACAGCCATTTTTGGTATATAGTACGACTTCCACATTCCCACTCCTTTA
The genomic region above belongs to Priestia megaterium and contains:
- a CDS encoding glutaredoxin family protein is translated as MEVVLYTKNGCHLCDDAKKLLAEMQSEFPFQLMERDIYKNDEWLEKYHLAIPVVEMDGEEVEYGKITGIPLRKRLLLKIGNT